A single window of Eucalyptus grandis isolate ANBG69807.140 chromosome 1, ASM1654582v1, whole genome shotgun sequence DNA harbors:
- the LOC104443438 gene encoding protein DETOXIFICATION 24 — MGDDRMEERLLGTEPKETSRLTGKVWVESKKIWRVTFPAMLARVTSFGTFVVTQAFIGHIGETELAAYALIQIIGIRFANGIILGMSSATETLCGQAFGAKQYHMLGIYLQRSWIINLVTATILAPLFVYASAIFKLLGEEDEIAEDAGYIALWFIPIIYSFVFSMTIQKFLQCQLKNTVVGWLSAGTFAIHVLLSWLFVYVLDWGIPGAMGAMIISNWLVVIGEFVYMFGGWCESTWKGFTWAAFADLCPVIKLSVSSGVMLCLELWYNAVLVLLAGYMTNAAAAISAFSICLNISAWEFMICLGFLTGASVRVSNELGRGNARAALFAIKVILGTSIGIGIVFWILCLVFGRQIGYIFTSEEDVVEEVSSLSVLLAFSILLNSVQPVLSGVAVGSGRQSMVAYVNVGSYYVIGVPLGVVLAYVAKWEVQGIWIGMIIGVATQTAVLGFITYRTNWDEQVNKASERLNRWFLKRPDDDGESSATEQLNG, encoded by the exons ATGGGTGACGACAGGATGGAGGAAAGGCTTCTTGGTACAGAACCAAAAGAAACAAGTAGGCTGACAGGGAAGGTCTGGGtggaatcaaagaaaatatggagAGTTACCTTCCCTGCTATGTTGGCCAGAGTGACCTCTTTTGGAACCTTTGTAGTGACGCAAGCATTTATCGGGCACATTGGTGAGACAGAGCTTGCCGCTTATGCGCTCATTCAAATCATTGGCATACGATTTGCCAATGGAATAATA TTGGGCATGTCAAGTGCAACTGAAACATTATGTGGACAAGCATTTGGTGCAAAGCAATACCACATGTTAGGAATTTACTTGCAAAGATCTTGGATCATCAATCTGGTCACCGCAACCATCTTGGCCCCGCTTTTTGTCTATGCCTCGGCCATTTTCAAGCTTCTCGGTGAAGAAGACGAAATAGCCGAAGATGCTGGGTACATTGCCCTGTGGTTCATCCCAATCATTTACTCCTTTGTGTTCAGCATGACCATCCAAAAGTTCTTGCAGTGCCAGCTCAAGAACACCGTCGTAGGATGGCTCTCTGCTGGCACATTTGCAATTCATGTCTTGTTGTCTTGGCTCTTTGTTTACGTACTTGATTGGGGAATCCCAGGAGCGATGGGTGCGATGATAATATCAAATTGGTTAGTGGTGATTGGTGAGTTTGTGTATATGTTTGGAGGCTGGTGCGAAAGTACTTGGAAGGGGTTCACGTGGGCTGCATTCGCCGATTTATGCCCTGTCATAAAGCTTTCGGTATCCTCTGGCGTTATGTTATG CTTGGAGTTGTGGTACAATGCTGTCTTAGTCCTCTTGGCCGGATACATGACAAATGCCGCTGCTGCGATATCTGCCTTCTCGATTTG CCTCAACATCTCGGCTTGGGAGTTCATGATATGCCTCGGTTTCCTAACTGGAGCTAG CGTGAGGGTTTCCAATGAACTGGGGAGAGGAAATGCAAGAGCGGCGCTCTTTGCCATTAAAGTCATCTTGGGCACCTCAATTGGCATTGGAATtgtcttttggatcttgtgcctAGTTTTTGGTCGACAGATTGGCTACATATTCACAAGTGAGGAAGACGTTGTGGAAGAGGTTTCAAGCCTCTCAGTTCTCCTCGCCTTCTCTATTTTACTCAACAGTGTTCAGCCAGTGCTTTCAG GTGTGGCGGTAGGTTCTGGGAGACAAAGTATGGTTGCCTATGTTAACGTAGGTTCCTATTATGTGATCGGAGTGCCTCTAGGAGTTGTGCTGGCGTATGTCGCCAAGTGGGAAGTTCAG GGTATATGGATAGGGATGATTATTGGAGTTGCAACTCAGACAGCGGTGCTCGGATTTATTACTTATAGAACGAACTGGGACGAGCAG GTGAACAAAGCATCAGAACGGCTCAATAGGTGGTTCTTGAAAAGACCAGATGACGATGGCGAGAGCTCTGCTACTGAACAGCTGAACGGATGA
- the LOC104443451 gene encoding protein DETOXIFICATION 20, producing MTDDRMEERLLGTEAKDMSSLAGKVWAESKKAWRVTFPAMLARVTNFGVFVVTQAFIGHISKTELAAYALIQIIGVRFANGILLGMSSATETLCGQAFGAKQYHMLGIYLQRSWIINLVTATVLVPVFVYTSSIFKLLGVEDEMAEAAGYIALWFIPIMYYFVFIFTIQMFLQSQLKNAIIGWLSAISFAIHVLLSWLFVYILDWGIPGAMSAMILSNWLTLIGEFVYIFGGWCGSTWKGFTWAAFADLWPVIKLSVSSGIMLCLELWYNAVLVLLAGYMTNATVAISAFSICLNISAWELMIFLGFLAGASVRVSNELGRGNVKAAVFAIKVILGTSISIGVVFWALCLVFGRQIAYIFTSEEDIAEEVSSLSVLLAFSILLNSVQPVLSGVAVGSGRQSMVAYVNIGSYYVIGVPLGVVLAYVAKWEVQGIWIGMIIGVATQTAVLGFITYRTNWDEQVNKASERVNKWFLKRSNDHGESAATEQPSE from the exons ATGACTGACGATAGGATGGAGGAAAGGCTTCTTGGTACAGAAGCAAAAGACATGAGTAGTCTGGCAGGGAAGGTGTGGGCGGAGTCAAAGAAAGCGTGGAGAGTTACCTTCCCAGCAATGTTGGCCAGAGTGACTAATTTTGGAGTCTTTGTAGTGACGCAAGCATTCATCGGGCACATCAGCAAAACAGAGCTCGCTGCTTATGCGCTCATTCAAATCATCGGCGTCCGATTTGCCAACGGCATACTT TTGGGCATGTCAAGTGCAACTGAAACATTATGTGGGCAAGCATTTGGTGCAAAGCAATACCACATGTTAGGCATTTACTTGCAAAGATCTTGGATCATCAATCTGGTCACGGCAACTGTCTTGGTCCCTGTCTTCGTCTATACCTCGTCCATTTTCAAGcttcttggtgtagaagatgAAATGGCCGAAGCTGCTGGGTACATTGCCCTGTGGTTCATCCCGATCATGTACtactttgttttcatttttaccATCCAAATGTTCTTGCAGAGCCAGCTTAAGAACGCCATCATAGGATGGCTCTCCGCCATCTCGTTTGCAATTCATGTCTTGTTGTCTTGGCTCTTTGTGTACATACTTGATTGGGGAATCCCAGGAGCAATGAGTGCGATGATATTATCAAATTGGTTAACGTTGATTGGTGAGTTTGTGTATATATTTGGAGGCTGGTGCGGAAGTACTTGGAAGGGGTTCACCTGGGCTGCATTCGCCGATTTATGGCCCGTCATAAAGCTTTCCGTGTCCTCTGGCATAATGCTGTG CTTGGAATTATGGTACAATGCTGTCCTAGTCCTCTTGGCCGGATACATGACAAATGCCACTGTTGCAATATCTGCCTTCTCGATTTG ccTCAACATCTCGGCTTGGGAATTAATGATTTTCCTCGGTTTCCTAGCAGGAGCTAG CGTGAGGGTTTCCAATGAATTGGGGAGAGGAAATGTGAAAGCGGCAGTGTTCGCCATTAAAGTCATCTTGGGCACCTCAATTAGCATAGGAGTTGTCTTTTGGGCCTTGTGCCTTGTTTTCGGTCGACAGATTGCCTACATATTCACAAGTGAGGAAGACATTGCGGAAGAGGTTTCAAGCCTCTCAGTTCTCCTTGCCTTCTCTATTTTACTCAACAGTGTTCAGCCGGTGCTCTCAG GAGTGGCGGTAGGTTCTGGGAGACAAAGTATGGTTGCCTATGTTAACATAGGTTCCTATTATGTGATCGGAGTGCCTCTAGGAGTTGTGCTGGCATATGTCGCCAAGTGGGAAGTTCAG GGTATATGGATAGGGATGATTATTGGAGTCGCAACTCAGACGGCAGTGCTCGGTTTTATTACTTATAGAACGAACTGGGACGAGCAG GTGAACAAAGCATCGGAACGGGTCAATAAGTGGTTCTTGAAAAGATCGAATGACCATGGCGAGAGCGCTGCTACTGAACAGCCGAGCGAATGA